A stretch of the Asticcacaulis sp. ZE23SCel15 genome encodes the following:
- a CDS encoding DeoR/GlpR family DNA-binding transcription regulator — protein MHFQDRWKLIIDELNHDRVTSVDELTAKLGASPATIRRDLNELHELGHLLRVRGGAMRIEGAHIGLKVNSDDRRNSLTGQAPFFESVIHYAPAKKAIARAALDLLKPGMSMIIDGGTTTYMLASIMPNDSYNVLTTSIPILQSLLDRTRIRVTLPGGELFREQRIILNPYEDGMLQNFAAQRMFIGAQAITPNGLMQTDTLLVQSERRLIERAQQVVVLANSSKINAPASLSVCPLTEIDILITNSGLSTRDKLWLEDAGIDVRVVDVLPEDQ, from the coding sequence ATGCATTTTCAGGATCGCTGGAAACTGATCATTGATGAGCTTAATCATGACCGGGTCACCTCTGTCGATGAACTGACCGCCAAGCTGGGGGCTTCTCCCGCCACCATCCGGCGCGATCTGAACGAACTGCATGAACTGGGTCATTTGCTGCGCGTCCGTGGCGGAGCCATGCGCATCGAAGGCGCCCATATCGGCCTTAAAGTCAACAGCGACGACCGCCGCAACAGCCTGACAGGTCAGGCGCCGTTTTTCGAGAGCGTCATCCACTATGCGCCTGCGAAAAAGGCCATTGCCCGCGCCGCGCTTGACCTGTTGAAGCCTGGCATGTCGATGATTATCGACGGCGGCACGACCACCTATATGCTGGCGTCGATCATGCCAAACGACAGCTATAATGTGCTGACGACCTCGATCCCGATTCTGCAAAGCCTTTTGGATCGCACCCGCATCCGCGTCACCCTGCCCGGCGGGGAACTGTTCCGTGAGCAGCGCATTATCCTCAACCCCTATGAAGACGGCATGTTGCAGAACTTCGCGGCTCAGCGCATGTTTATCGGCGCGCAGGCGATCACGCCCAACGGCCTGATGCAGACCGATACCTTGCTGGTGCAATCCGAACGTCGCCTGATTGAGCGTGCCCAGCAGGTCGTCGTGCTGGCCAACTCGTCCAAGATCAATGCGCCCGCGTCATTGTCGGTGTGCCCGCTGACCGAGATAGACATTCTGATCACCAATTCCGGCCTCAGTACCCGCGATAAGCTGTGGCTGGAAGACGCTGGCATCGACGTCCGCGTCGTTGACGTGCTTCCAGAAGATCAATAA
- the rhaM gene encoding L-rhamnose mutarotase has translation MTQIHGFKMQLKPGFEAEYQKRHDEIWPELSDLLHQAGVSDYSIFLDPETLTLFGVLKRTDDHTMADLPSLPIMKKWWAYMADIMDSNPDNSPVAKDLKHVFYMA, from the coding sequence ATGACCCAAATTCACGGCTTTAAAATGCAACTTAAGCCCGGCTTTGAGGCCGAGTACCAAAAGCGTCACGATGAAATCTGGCCGGAACTGTCTGACCTGCTGCATCAGGCGGGCGTGTCGGACTATTCGATCTTTCTCGATCCGGAGACGCTCACGCTGTTTGGGGTCTTAAAGCGCACCGATGATCACACTATGGCCGATCTGCCGAGCCTGCCCATCATGAAAAAATGGTGGGCCTATATGGCCGATATTATGGACAGCAATCCGGACAATTCTCCGGTCGCCAAAGATCTCAAGCACGTTTTCTATATGGCATAA
- a CDS encoding rhamnogalacturonan acetylesterase, with product MIKNNQKNGTKALWAALMLSAGIMAISSDAVLAQGAATSVNPPAVSYIFTLDPAVKGSGGAVILTPAQAYDEAKGYGFTSTKDGNEQALAVKVAPGDYRVRVTLGNKKAASRTSIWAEDRRLMMAPVALKKGEVKTVEFIVNVRNASLATSEQDVAKAPRVGLRGDEATESRTWDDKLTVAFSGEAPAVQSVEIAPVAARRVFMAGDSTVTDQGGTDYASWGQMLPRFLTSDVSVANHARSGETMKSFVTSLRWDKLLSEARAGDVLLIQFGHNDQKKQWPRTYVSAEQSYPAWLKAFASDAQAHGMKVVLISPVSRRTFKDGKITNTLAGYDDAVRNVAAELNVPFIDLTAKTATLYEALGPQISPQAFGNGGKDGTHHNAYGAFAIANYVASAITDPASGLNLKAAPDFVAFDPSKPADPQNFELKPTDWPVMREVVTKISGN from the coding sequence ATGATCAAAAATAATCAAAAAAATGGGACTAAGGCACTGTGGGCGGCGCTGATGCTGAGTGCCGGGATTATGGCCATATCCTCTGACGCGGTATTAGCTCAAGGTGCCGCGACCTCTGTGAACCCGCCCGCCGTAAGCTATATATTCACCCTAGATCCGGCAGTTAAAGGTAGTGGGGGCGCGGTCATCCTGACCCCGGCGCAGGCCTATGACGAGGCCAAAGGCTATGGCTTCACCAGCACCAAAGACGGCAATGAGCAGGCGTTGGCGGTTAAGGTCGCCCCCGGTGATTATCGTGTGCGTGTGACGCTGGGCAATAAAAAGGCCGCCAGCCGCACTTCGATCTGGGCCGAAGACCGCCGCCTGATGATGGCACCGGTGGCCTTAAAAAAAGGCGAGGTCAAAACCGTCGAATTTATCGTCAATGTCCGTAATGCCTCGCTGGCGACTTCTGAGCAGGACGTGGCTAAGGCCCCGCGCGTGGGGCTGCGCGGTGATGAGGCGACCGAGAGCCGCACCTGGGACGACAAGCTGACCGTGGCGTTTTCAGGTGAAGCGCCCGCCGTGCAGTCGGTTGAGATTGCGCCTGTGGCCGCACGGCGCGTCTTTATGGCGGGGGATTCCACCGTCACCGATCAGGGCGGAACCGACTATGCGTCGTGGGGACAGATGCTGCCGCGCTTTCTGACAAGCGACGTGTCGGTGGCCAACCATGCCCGGTCGGGCGAGACCATGAAGTCGTTCGTCACAAGCCTGCGCTGGGATAAGCTGCTGAGTGAGGCGCGGGCGGGCGATGTGCTGCTGATCCAGTTCGGCCATAACGACCAAAAAAAGCAATGGCCGCGCACCTATGTCAGCGCTGAGCAGTCCTATCCGGCGTGGTTGAAAGCTTTCGCGTCCGATGCGCAAGCCCACGGTATGAAGGTGGTGCTAATCTCACCGGTGTCGCGCCGCACGTTCAAAGACGGCAAGATCACCAATACCCTGGCCGGTTATGATGACGCCGTGCGCAATGTGGCAGCCGAATTGAACGTGCCGTTCATCGATCTGACCGCCAAAACGGCGACGCTTTATGAGGCGCTGGGGCCGCAGATCAGCCCGCAGGCGTTTGGTAATGGCGGCAAGGACGGCACCCACCACAATGCTTACGGAGCATTTGCGATAGCCAACTACGTGGCCAGTGCGATCACTGACCCTGCAAGTGGCTTGAACCTCAAGGCCGCGCCCGATTTTGTGGCCTTTGATCCGTCAAAACCGGCTGATCCGCAAAACTTTGAACTTAAACCCACCGACTGGCCCGTCATGCGCGAAGTCGTCACTAAGATATCAGGGAACTAA
- a CDS encoding beta-galactosidase, with protein MPYPKSLRKRAALSRVSQIGLLTALMGTLAFGSFAQELGIPQASDAQKAAAQNAAQNAAKDAPVFIMSSFMATSQNTLSLFTSPDGITFNTLASEVYTPEKRLLRDPSIIRHSDGYYYIVYTTDWNGSDFGIARSKDLRDWQLVREVKVTLTDVTNTWAPEWFRDKDGSLKVVVSLSKDGTKGPFGAYVIEPNGDFSQWSAPKPMQGLQGNFIDTFVVSTDGGYTAFVKNETTKFIELATAKSLLGPWKLEKTGDWAGWGSWREGQALVKLPNGGYRIYFDDYMTKHYWYSDSHDGFKTWTPKKEIGGVSGVVRHFTVLAEDPKIFAEATKPQDAGKTITWDKNSLMIDGERIMVWSGEIHPFRLPNPSLWRDVIQKMKASGFNGVAFYFDWGYHSPSPGVYDFSGIRNVERALQIAKEEGMYVIARTGPYVNAELTGGGYPGWMLRQRAEARTDDPLYLAATDEWMTQINAIIARYQVTNGGGTVIAYQLENELGKVEPKHVRQMEHLAKKARADGITVPFFHNAAGRLPDWTPKDSTAPWANTGPTDIYAFDGYPGGTCNVFADASGPNKAPDWGMYGTTPPKIGALSSPKTPGFAAELGGGWFDYWGSNGTYDCTSQRQGKGYQRVFYGTNLINGISIHNVYMTFGGTSWGWLAGPVVYTSYDYGAAISEDRGLREKAYALKQQGMFVQAAEAALAEMDKGPALKVSNDKLKVYHNFNPTLKTHILFAVHNPSDAITDDRGTFELTTKDGTYKIPVRVNGQDAKMLLASYAMERQHLVYSNSEIQTHFQNGEQDIALLHGRNLEDGETVLRYTSAPKVEFLSGKVTSKFDARKGDLKLTYQHNGLTRVRITGGGRAPMLLLIADETTSFNMWRQDTEKGTVLQHTPALVRTAKIEGGTLNLTGDTSTDSAFEIWGSGFTDATFNGEALALTAQPDGSFKTSSVRGPDAITLPDLATLEWTRKEDSPEAQPGFDDSAWIKADTRPSAAQTWTMPERGQPTLSMSDYGFHHGDVWYRGHIEITDTKNDQLELFYGGGGAGMIQVWIDGKFVGQDEMDTGRQFPETTDSLKLSLGDLTPGKHVISVMVRNNSHNWDLMADDQHREARGLISASLTSKAGRRFAVPIEWRIQGNKGGEKIADLVRGPMNNGGLYGEREGWYLPGRKADWDRAAPTAAPPAPGTYWLSTTFNLDLPKDHDVQLGLAFGDTTKPRSDRTNRALIFVNGWNMGQFIANIGPQRTFVIPPGILNPNGENTISFAVTTDGKAENALEPVKLVNLRTARGGVPLEIMPATRNLQR; from the coding sequence ATGCCCTACCCTAAGTCGCTGCGCAAACGTGCAGCCCTTTCGCGTGTTTCGCAAATCGGCCTGCTGACGGCGCTTATGGGAACGCTGGCCTTTGGGTCATTTGCGCAGGAACTGGGCATCCCGCAGGCGTCTGACGCCCAAAAAGCTGCGGCTCAGAATGCCGCCCAAAATGCCGCAAAAGACGCACCCGTCTTTATAATGTCGAGCTTCATGGCGACGTCGCAGAACACGCTCAGCCTGTTTACCTCGCCTGATGGCATCACCTTCAATACGTTGGCGTCCGAGGTCTATACCCCCGAAAAGCGTCTGCTGCGTGACCCGTCGATCATTCGTCATTCAGACGGCTATTACTACATCGTCTACACGACCGACTGGAATGGCTCTGATTTTGGGATTGCCCGCTCGAAAGACCTGCGCGACTGGCAACTGGTGCGCGAAGTCAAGGTCACCCTTACCGACGTGACAAATACCTGGGCACCGGAATGGTTCCGCGACAAGGACGGCTCGCTTAAGGTCGTTGTGTCCCTGTCGAAAGACGGCACCAAAGGCCCGTTTGGGGCCTATGTGATCGAACCCAATGGCGATTTCAGCCAATGGTCCGCCCCCAAGCCGATGCAGGGCCTGCAAGGCAATTTTATCGACACCTTTGTAGTCTCGACCGACGGCGGCTATACGGCGTTTGTCAAGAACGAGACGACCAAGTTTATCGAACTGGCCACCGCTAAATCCCTGCTGGGGCCGTGGAAGCTGGAAAAGACCGGCGACTGGGCTGGTTGGGGTAGCTGGCGCGAGGGTCAGGCGCTGGTGAAGCTGCCAAATGGTGGTTACCGCATCTATTTCGACGACTACATGACTAAGCACTATTGGTATTCCGACAGCCATGACGGCTTTAAGACCTGGACACCGAAGAAGGAAATCGGCGGCGTGTCAGGCGTGGTGCGCCATTTCACCGTCCTGGCCGAAGACCCGAAAATCTTTGCCGAAGCCACCAAACCGCAAGATGCAGGCAAAACAATCACCTGGGATAAGAACTCCCTGATGATTGATGGCGAGCGTATCATGGTCTGGTCGGGCGAAATCCATCCGTTCCGCCTGCCGAACCCGTCTCTGTGGCGCGATGTCATCCAAAAGATGAAGGCGTCAGGCTTTAACGGCGTCGCCTTCTATTTCGACTGGGGCTACCACTCGCCGTCTCCCGGCGTCTATGATTTCTCCGGCATCCGCAATGTCGAGCGCGCCCTGCAAATCGCCAAGGAAGAGGGCATGTACGTCATTGCCCGCACCGGCCCCTATGTGAATGCTGAACTGACCGGTGGCGGCTATCCCGGCTGGATGCTGCGCCAACGCGCCGAAGCGCGTACTGATGATCCGCTCTATCTGGCCGCCACAGATGAGTGGATGACCCAGATAAACGCCATCATCGCCCGCTATCAGGTCACCAATGGCGGCGGCACGGTTATCGCCTATCAGCTTGAAAACGAACTCGGCAAGGTCGAGCCCAAGCACGTCCGTCAGATGGAGCATCTGGCCAAAAAAGCGCGCGCCGACGGCATTACCGTGCCGTTCTTCCATAATGCGGCTGGTCGCCTGCCCGACTGGACACCGAAGGATTCGACCGCCCCGTGGGCCAATACCGGCCCGACCGACATCTATGCCTTTGATGGCTATCCCGGCGGCACCTGTAATGTGTTTGCTGATGCGTCCGGCCCAAACAAGGCCCCGGACTGGGGCATGTACGGCACGACCCCGCCCAAGATCGGCGCCCTGTCGTCGCCCAAGACACCCGGTTTTGCAGCCGAACTGGGCGGCGGCTGGTTCGACTACTGGGGCTCCAACGGCACCTATGACTGCACGTCACAGCGTCAGGGCAAGGGCTATCAGCGGGTGTTTTATGGCACCAACCTGATCAATGGCATTTCGATCCATAACGTCTATATGACGTTCGGCGGCACGTCGTGGGGCTGGCTGGCCGGGCCGGTGGTCTATACGTCCTATGACTATGGCGCGGCTATTTCCGAAGACCGGGGCCTGCGTGAAAAGGCCTATGCGTTGAAACAACAGGGCATGTTCGTTCAGGCCGCCGAAGCTGCTCTCGCCGAAATGGATAAGGGGCCAGCGCTTAAGGTCTCGAACGATAAGCTTAAGGTCTATCATAACTTCAATCCGACCTTGAAAACCCACATCCTGTTTGCGGTTCACAATCCGTCGGACGCCATCACCGATGATCGCGGCACGTTTGAGCTGACCACCAAGGACGGCACCTATAAGATCCCTGTGCGCGTCAATGGTCAGGATGCCAAGATGCTGCTGGCCTCCTACGCGATGGAGCGGCAGCACCTGGTCTATTCCAATTCGGAAATCCAGACGCACTTCCAGAACGGCGAGCAGGACATCGCCCTGCTGCATGGCCGTAACCTTGAGGACGGCGAAACCGTCCTGCGCTATACCTCCGCGCCCAAGGTTGAGTTTCTGTCGGGCAAGGTCACGTCTAAGTTCGATGCCCGTAAGGGCGATCTGAAACTGACCTATCAGCACAACGGCCTGACGCGTGTACGCATAACTGGCGGTGGGCGCGCCCCGATGCTGCTGCTGATTGCCGATGAGACGACCAGCTTTAACATGTGGCGGCAGGACACTGAAAAAGGCACGGTGCTGCAACATACGCCGGCTCTGGTGCGCACCGCAAAGATCGAAGGCGGCACGCTCAACCTGACCGGCGACACCTCCACAGACAGCGCGTTTGAGATTTGGGGCTCAGGCTTTACCGACGCGACGTTCAATGGTGAAGCCCTTGCGCTGACGGCGCAACCGGACGGCAGCTTCAAGACCTCAAGCGTGCGCGGGCCGGATGCGATTACCTTGCCCGATCTGGCCACCTTGGAATGGACGCGCAAAGAGGACTCACCCGAAGCCCAACCAGGTTTCGACGACAGCGCGTGGATCAAGGCCGATACCCGCCCATCGGCGGCCCAGACCTGGACCATGCCGGAGCGTGGCCAGCCGACGCTCAGCATGAGCGACTACGGCTTCCACCACGGCGATGTCTGGTACCGTGGCCACATCGAGATCACTGACACCAAAAACGATCAGCTTGAGCTGTTCTACGGCGGCGGCGGGGCTGGCATGATTCAGGTCTGGATTGACGGTAAATTCGTCGGTCAGGATGAAATGGACACAGGTCGTCAGTTCCCCGAAACCACCGACAGTCTCAAGTTGTCGCTCGGCGATCTGACACCGGGCAAGCACGTCATCTCGGTCATGGTGCGCAACAATTCGCACAACTGGGATTTGATGGCCGACGATCAGCACCGCGAAGCGCGGGGCCTGATTTCAGCGTCGCTTACGTCAAAGGCCGGTCGCCGTTTTGCCGTGCCGATCGAGTGGCGCATTCAGGGCAATAAGGGCGGCGAAAAGATCGCGGATCTGGTGCGCGGCCCGATGAACAATGGCGGCCTTTATGGTGAGCGCGAAGGCTGGTACCTGCCGGGCCGGAAAGCCGACTGGGATCGTGCGGCCCCCACCGCCGCACCGCCTGCCCCCGGCACCTACTGGCTGAGCACGACCTTTAACCTTGATTTGCCCAAGGATCATGACGTGCAACTGGGTCTGGCCTTTGGTGATACCACCAAGCCGCGTTCTGACCGCACCAACCGCGCCCTGATCTTTGTCAACGGCTGGAATATGGGCCAGTTCATCGCCAATATCGGCCCGCAGCGCACCTTTGTCATTCCGCCCGGCATCCTCAACCCCAATGGCGAAAATACCATCAGCTTTGCCGTGACAACCGACGGAAAAGCTGAGAATGCTCTGGAGCCGGTCAAGCTGGTCAATCTGCGTACCGCCCGCGGCGGTGTGCCGCTGGAGATCATGCCCGCCACTCGTAATCTGCAACGCTAA
- a CDS encoding glycoside hydrolase family 105 protein, translated as MPVNTKNQILKPTDPFNIHPLLQHQSAALDADRDDYRHAIDLLINNLVNIEDTSGEFLLRLTDGRVIDTKAWHGFEWTQGVGLYGMYKIWEMTGDKRAWDIMINWFEDRFAEGSPSRNINTVAPFITLAYLFERTGDRRYLPYLDVWAEWVYNELPRTEEGGFQHIVYNSVNNQQLWDDTLMMSVLPLAKIGLLLDRPHYVEEAKRQFMVHIKYLTDRKTGLWFHGWTFEGRHNFANALWGRGNSWVTIVIPEFIELLNLPKDDAFRMFLIETLEAQVKALAQYQAPSGLWRTILDDETSYEEAAASAGFAYGILKSVRKGYISKEYEAMGIRGAKAVRAHINAEGELTQVSFGTPVFNSIQEYKDIPLTSMPFGQAMALLTMGEFMYRFI; from the coding sequence ATGCCTGTAAATACCAAGAACCAGATCTTAAAGCCAACCGATCCGTTCAACATCCATCCGCTGCTGCAACATCAGTCGGCGGCTCTGGATGCCGACCGCGACGATTACCGCCACGCGATCGACCTGCTGATCAACAATCTGGTCAATATCGAAGATACTTCGGGCGAGTTTTTGCTGCGCCTGACCGATGGCCGCGTGATCGACACCAAGGCCTGGCACGGCTTTGAGTGGACCCAAGGTGTCGGCCTTTACGGCATGTATAAGATCTGGGAAATGACCGGCGATAAGCGCGCCTGGGACATCATGATCAACTGGTTCGAGGACCGCTTTGCCGAAGGCTCGCCGTCACGCAACATCAACACCGTCGCCCCGTTCATCACCTTGGCTTACCTGTTTGAGCGCACCGGCGACCGTCGCTATCTGCCCTATCTCGATGTCTGGGCCGAGTGGGTCTATAACGAACTGCCGCGCACCGAAGAGGGCGGTTTCCAGCACATCGTCTATAACTCGGTCAACAACCAGCAACTGTGGGACGACACCCTGATGATGTCGGTGCTGCCGCTGGCCAAGATCGGCCTGCTGCTCGATCGTCCGCATTATGTCGAAGAAGCCAAGCGCCAGTTTATGGTCCATATCAAATACCTGACCGACCGCAAGACCGGCCTGTGGTTCCACGGCTGGACGTTTGAGGGCCGTCACAACTTCGCCAATGCCCTGTGGGGTCGCGGCAATTCCTGGGTCACCATCGTGATCCCGGAATTTATTGAACTGCTGAACCTGCCCAAGGACGATGCCTTCCGCATGTTCCTGATCGAGACGCTGGAAGCCCAGGTCAAGGCGCTGGCGCAATATCAGGCGCCGTCGGGCCTGTGGCGCACGATCCTCGATGATGAGACGTCGTATGAAGAAGCCGCCGCGTCGGCGGGTTTCGCTTATGGCATTCTTAAGTCGGTGCGTAAGGGCTATATCTCCAAGGAATACGAGGCCATGGGTATCCGTGGCGCCAAGGCCGTGCGCGCCCACATCAATGCTGAGGGTGAACTGACGCAGGTGTCGTTTGGCACGCCGGTGTTCAATTCCATTCAGGAATATAAAGACATACCACTCACCTCCATGCCGTTCGGTCAGGCTATGGCCCTGCTGACCATGGGCGAGTTTATGTATCGGTTTATTTAG
- a CDS encoding MFS transporter → MAGETAAKKTTWINHWGWGSGDMLGAGAQAVITGWLFYFFTTFCGLSAVEAGLILGLPRLLEAITCPLIGYVSDNLRHTWIGRKIGRRKIFLMLTIPLLPSFALIFMTGHDFYYYLLTFIFFEFLYTMFLIPWETLAAEMTKNYKEKAKFAGARMIVAQSSAILASYLPTLIINNFGGKDSPNTFFIMAAIFGVLFSLVVLIVVLTTWERPYTDEEKLIQPEPFNASKALMIPVNMFRDLFSTLRIKAFRQHLSVYLGGYISQDIFNTAFPIFVATVLMGATLIISQLMTAMYVAQLISVMIAINIVIRTGPVMAYRIAIGFFSGALLLYLAFYLITPAGFSTGLTALGGNIFDAFGQGNVSLIFWLFVPILLAGLGRGTLNFVPWSVYNYLPDIDEAVTGQRREGIFAGVMTLVRKVAQSGAIIVTGWIIDSGGYISPPKPVDGAPAVVITQTPEAIHTIVALLVIGPIIMMIFGLIVSWKFHLNGKTHAVLVHEVERLRAGATEPETPESGKVVEDLTGWKYSTLWGRGR, encoded by the coding sequence ATGGCAGGTGAAACCGCCGCAAAGAAGACGACATGGATCAATCACTGGGGCTGGGGCTCCGGCGATATGCTGGGAGCTGGCGCACAGGCGGTCATCACCGGCTGGTTGTTTTACTTCTTTACCACCTTCTGCGGCCTGAGTGCCGTTGAAGCCGGTTTGATCCTTGGCCTGCCGCGCCTGCTGGAAGCCATCACCTGCCCGCTGATCGGCTATGTGTCGGATAATCTGCGTCACACCTGGATCGGCCGCAAGATCGGTCGGCGTAAGATCTTCCTGATGCTGACCATCCCGCTGCTGCCCAGCTTTGCCCTGATCTTCATGACCGGGCATGACTTCTATTATTACCTGCTCACCTTTATCTTCTTTGAATTCCTGTACACCATGTTCCTGATCCCGTGGGAAACGCTGGCGGCGGAAATGACCAAGAATTACAAGGAAAAAGCCAAGTTTGCAGGCGCGCGTATGATCGTGGCTCAGTCTTCGGCCATTCTGGCATCATACCTGCCGACCCTGATCATCAACAATTTCGGCGGCAAGGATTCGCCCAACACCTTCTTCATCATGGCCGCGATTTTCGGCGTTCTGTTCAGCCTTGTGGTGTTGATTGTCGTGCTGACAACGTGGGAACGCCCTTACACCGATGAGGAAAAGCTGATCCAGCCAGAGCCTTTCAACGCGTCCAAGGCCTTGATGATTCCGGTCAATATGTTCCGCGATCTGTTTTCGACCCTGCGCATCAAGGCTTTCCGTCAGCATCTGTCGGTTTATCTGGGCGGTTATATCTCTCAGGATATCTTCAATACGGCGTTTCCAATCTTTGTGGCGACCGTGCTGATGGGTGCAACCCTGATTATCTCTCAGCTCATGACCGCCATGTATGTCGCGCAGTTGATTTCGGTGATGATCGCTATCAACATCGTGATCCGCACCGGTCCCGTCATGGCGTACCGTATTGCCATTGGCTTTTTCTCAGGCGCGCTTCTGCTTTATCTGGCCTTTTACCTGATTACGCCCGCGGGTTTCAGCACCGGCTTGACGGCTTTGGGCGGCAATATCTTTGACGCCTTTGGTCAGGGTAATGTTAGCCTGATCTTCTGGCTGTTCGTGCCGATCCTGCTGGCCGGTCTGGGGCGCGGTACGCTCAACTTCGTGCCCTGGTCGGTCTATAACTACCTGCCCGATATTGATGAGGCCGTCACCGGTCAGCGCCGCGAAGGCATCTTTGCCGGGGTCATGACATTGGTGCGCAAAGTGGCCCAATCCGGTGCCATTATTGTCACCGGCTGGATTATCGACAGTGGCGGCTATATCTCTCCGCCCAAGCCGGTCGATGGTGCCCCGGCAGTGGTCATTACCCAAACACCAGAAGCCATCCATACGATCGTGGCTCTGCTGGTCATCGGGCCGATCATAATGATGATCTTTGGTCTGATCGTGTCGTGGAAATTCCACCTCAATGGCAAAACGCACGCGGTTCTGGTCCATGAGGTTGAGCGACTGCGCGCCGGGGCGACTGAGCCTGAGACGCCCGAAAGCGGAAAGGTCGTCGAAGACCTGACCGGCTGGAAATACTCCACCCTGTGGGGCCGTGGCCGGTAA
- the lldD gene encoding FMN-dependent L-lactate dehydrogenase LldD codes for MIISASTDYREAARRKLPAFLFHYIDGGAYAEHTLKRNVSDLADIALRQRVLKNMSDLSLETTLFGKKQSLPIALAPVGLTGMYARRGEVQAAKAACAKGIPFTLSTVSVCPIEEVQSQCPAPIWFQLYVLKDRGFMKNALERAQAAGIETLVFTVDMPTPGARYRDAHSGMSGPNAEIRRLWQAATHPSWAFDVGLMGRPHDLGNISAYMGKPTGLADYIGWLGNNFDPSISWSDLEWIRDFWKGPMIIKGILDPEDAKDAVKFGADGIVVSNHGGRQLDGVLSSARALPAIADAVKGDLTILADSGIRTGLDVVRMIAMGADGVLLGRAFIYALAAAGGAGVANLLDLFEKEMRVAMVLTGAKSIADITPELLTKA; via the coding sequence ATGATTATCTCCGCCTCGACCGATTATCGTGAAGCCGCCCGGCGTAAGCTGCCTGCGTTTTTGTTCCACTATATCGACGGCGGGGCCTATGCCGAACATACCCTGAAACGCAATGTGTCGGATCTGGCCGATATCGCCCTGCGTCAGCGGGTGCTGAAAAACATGTCCGACCTCAGCCTTGAGACGACCCTGTTTGGCAAAAAACAGTCCCTGCCGATTGCGCTGGCCCCTGTCGGTTTGACCGGCATGTATGCCCGTCGCGGTGAGGTTCAGGCCGCTAAGGCTGCGTGCGCCAAGGGCATCCCGTTTACGCTGTCGACGGTGAGCGTTTGCCCGATCGAAGAGGTTCAGTCGCAATGCCCGGCCCCGATTTGGTTTCAGCTCTATGTACTGAAGGATCGCGGCTTTATGAAAAATGCGCTGGAGCGCGCGCAGGCGGCGGGCATTGAGACGCTGGTGTTCACGGTCGATATGCCGACGCCGGGGGCGCGCTATCGCGACGCTCATTCCGGCATGAGCGGCCCCAATGCCGAAATTCGCCGGCTGTGGCAGGCCGCAACCCACCCGTCCTGGGCTTTTGATGTCGGCCTGATGGGGCGGCCCCATGATCTGGGCAATATCTCCGCCTATATGGGTAAGCCGACGGGGCTGGCCGACTATATCGGCTGGCTGGGCAACAATTTTGATCCGTCGATTTCGTGGTCTGATCTGGAATGGATACGCGATTTCTGGAAAGGCCCGATGATCATCAAGGGCATCCTCGACCCCGAAGATGCCAAGGACGCCGTAAAATTCGGCGCGGACGGTATTGTGGTCTCCAATCATGGCGGGCGTCAGCTTGACGGCGTGCTGTCATCGGCGCGGGCCTTGCCAGCCATAGCGGACGCGGTTAAGGGCGACCTGACCATACTGGCCGATTCCGGCATCCGCACCGGCCTGGATGTCGTGCGGATGATCGCGATGGGCGCAGATGGAGTGCTGCTGGGCCGGGCGTTCATCTATGCACTGGCCGCCGCCGGTGGGGCGGGGGTGGCTAACCTGCTTGATCTGTTTGAGAAAGAAATGCGGGTGGCTATGGTGCTGACGGGTGCCAAGTCGATTGCCGACATCACACCGGAATTGCTCACCAAAGCTTAA